The sequence below is a genomic window from Acropora palmata chromosome 5, jaAcrPala1.3, whole genome shotgun sequence.
CTAACAGTAGATTCCTTTATCATGCTTTGAACTACTGTTAGAATTACATGTACTTATTATAAAATACTAGCGTATCTTTTTTCAGAGAAGAATGATAGTAATAAATACATATTACATTTGTAATATGTTTACATGTTTCTaatgatttttattctttaaattACATGTGTATTACCTTGTGCAGCTGCTctgcaaagatattttttaTCTTGCCATGAAACAAGGAGACTGAAAACCTCACTCAAGTATGAAgagcacaagaaaaagtcaaGGAAGAATGGCCGCCAAAAAGAGGTACAGGGCAACTTTGCTTAAATAACATGCACGGAAAAAACATCAATGCTTTTAGTTAGTGTATGAAAGTGggcatttttatttgaagtcAATTGTGACATAAATGTTTGATACTATTGTACTTGATTGGAAATCAAAGTACTGTATCAGCTTATTAATTTTAGGTGCATCATATTTAAAGATTCCAATGAAAAGGTAAAGGGGACGTTTTGTCATTGCTCATCATTCATGGTTATGCAGGAATATCAAggtgttttcaaaattatatttGGTTTGAACTGGAAAAATATTACAACTCTCAGTaatatggtgaacttttagaAAGCTGTGTAATTCTGAGTTTCTACTGAAGAAGATGCCACCATTTCTAAGAAATAAGATAAACCATATAGAATGATATGGATGAGCATGGACAGTCAAATCTCCTTTGTGGTCTTTTTGGGAACAAGTGGAATGTCTATGGTAAGGGTGCAGGCCCGTGAAGCGGGTGtaaatgaaaagatgaaaccacttttttttctaattttttgctttactgATCTGACCCTTGGTTCCATTATCTTTCAGAAATTAACGAGACGCACAGTTGCCCTTGATATGATTCAGTGGCAGGATGCCAATGCAAAAGGAAGGGCGGCAGAGGTTCTCCTTCTGGACGCAATGAGCAGTGAGGAGAGCAGCTATGAGGATGATGGTGATGGTCAACCAAAGGTTGTTGGCTACAAAGTAAAGGGGCTGCCATGGGAGTCAAGGTCCTtaaggaaaacgaaaaaaaaccTAGATAAGGCTTACCAGAAGTCCCTTACCAAAAGAGCAAAGGAAAGAACCCTTCCTAGGACAGTGTCAAGTGATCTGTCTGAACAGGAGCCCCCTCATGGCCTTCCTGATTGGGctgttgaaaattgcaattgaATTTGAAGTGACACTTTAGCAGTTGCAAAATACAGGCTAAGAAATGtctttttgaaagaaatttaaagtgtaatttctttttcattattgCTAAGGGCATGATAAAGACATCATACACTGATTTGCACTatcaaataattaattttagtctGTATGTCTATATTTTGTAACTGCTAAAATACTTTTGCCCAAACATGCACCACctattttttcaatcaaattctGTATAACTGCAGTGGCACTCTAGGAAAAATGTTGACATGCAATGCAGACAAATCAAATGCCAACTGTTAATGAATGGATGTTGTTAAATGGATTGCTAGTTTCAATCTTCATTGCTGTAGTTTGAAACATTGTTAAAGGAGGTGTAACAGTGTTGTCATGGTcaaggaaaacatttttttcgaGGTTAGGAGAAAGTCGGAATTGTTTATCTAGTTTAAGGGAAATTTTAAGGAATACCTAAAAGTCAGCAAAAAGTCACAATGAGGGAATTTTACTTTAATGCTGGCCATCAGGTTTGAGAAGGTGATTGCTCTTTGATAAAGGTAATGTTGTTTCAAAAAGTTCTTGCGAAGGAATAGTGATTGTTTTGTTGATTTCTGCAgcagaaaattaatttccaTCCCATTTAGTGGCAACCCTGTGTAATGATTGTGTTGCAGGTATCACTGATGCACTAGCTAGTACTGATGTGTAAATAGATTTACCTTCATTTAGTTTTTACTAGTTTTATCACAAGGTTTTTTGAATAATCTcataacaaattattacaataattaatttaaggTCTCAGACTCTTGATATTGTCTACATTTTTCTCAACATTATGTGGCTGTAGAGAGAAAATCGTGTTTTTGATAGGCTTGATTTAGTTtttatgaaattatttttgctaTTAACAGCTGCGGGGCATGATCTTTATATATGTACTGGAAACACATGTATATATCTTATCTTTATTATCAATCATGTAGAAAACATGATCAATATATCAGCAGTATGTTTTTATACTTTCTGCTAAAAAGGGTCGATTTAACTTGCTAGAATGTATATAAACCTGATTTGTCATTTCTTGCATTtaacatgaaataaattgGTGTTTACTTCATCTGTCAATTGGTGTCACAACATTTTTTGTCTCTTGCAAGAGAACCTAGCAAGTTGCAGACTGTAGAAAGTCAGTGCCCTTAGTTTGTGTTTCAACAAATTAAAGTGAGGGAAATGTGAACAAAACAATCTTTCACTCTACCCTACCTTTAACCAAATTAGCGAAGCAAATTCATCATTTATCATTTTGATCTACACAATAAAACATCTTTCTGACATTTTTCCAGtgacttaaagaaaaattaaaggtCATTTTATGACCTTTTAATGTGACACTGAAATGGAATTAAAGGAGACTTTAAATCCTCAAAGAAACATTTAAGTCGAATTAAAGGGAAATTAAAGGTGTTTTTAAGGCAATTTAGGCAGCTCACCTAAAGTCTATGAAATAGGTCTTTTAGTCATCTTTAATGACAAATTAAAGTTGCTACAAAATGGTTCATAAGAAGACTTTAATTCTCACATTAAAGTCAAATTAAAGGAACCTTTCAGGACTTTCCTGTAAAACTTAAAGATCCACAAAACACATCATATGTTAATCTTTAGGTTAGCTTTAAGGCTAATTAATTCAGTTATTTCGTCCTGTGCTAGGACAATCATGAAGTTCCGTTACTAAAGGTGGCAAGTCATGAATACTGCGGATGTTTGGTGGCATTTGTACTTAGGATGAGATCAGGCTCTCTGTCTTCTGGATGACCACCATAGGTGTCTCATAGAGGTTGCACTTCCCATCTGGCGTGTCTTCTGAGCAGTCAACATTGTCAATGTCAAAAAAGACATGTCTTCCTTAGACGATATCAGGGGGTAAATTCACACCACCATTAGGACAGTGTTCTCAATCTGTGATTCTATTCGTAGAAGCTTGTTGTATTCGCATGACACTACAAATCCACTCAAAATGTTAAGGATTTTTTTGCTCCTGACTGCTTGATGGACGGTCATTCCTATTGCTACCTGTGAAGGGATTTGTCttgatttcagttttttgGAAATCCTATGCCAGGTATTTCATCTTGAAAGAGCCGTTTTACCATCTTTTGACTACACATTGGATTGTTCACATTATTGGAGGAAAAGATATCTTCATATGCCTTGTGTAGAAGGGCAGTATTGAGAACTTCCCCCTTGTCCAGTGCCCTCTCTATCATGGTAAAGAATCCGATTTTTGCCGCTACAACTTTGGTTTCTTGACATCTGACCATCTTCTTTTGTCTTGCAAAGCACATTGGATACATTATACAGCCAACAGCGCTTGTGTCGACTGCATGAGCATCACATGACTCAATGGCAGTGGAATGCTTAACTTTTAGCTTTGATCACCTATCTGGTCGATGGATTTTTTTCGACAGCACATGGTCTTGAATTGCCCATGATTCTTTTGGGGCTCATAAAATAAGAATTAACAAGATATGATACTCCGCAACTCAGATATGAATATCATATATTCTACACTGAACAACAGAAAAGGTTGATAACCATTGTAGAGTAATGCACTAAAAGACATAACATTGTTATACCTGCGATTAATGCGAAGAGCGAGTAGATGTACATATCTATGGATGTGATgtgaataaatgaaatatattTAGTTGAACTACGGATTGAAACGAATTTTCAATCTGCAGAACTTATTTGAAATTACCGAAACCTCGTctcaatccgcagttcaaagatatgaatttcatgtattcacGTCACATCTATAGATACATGTCCATCATCAACCTACACAACAACCACCTCCAAGTTGGCCTCATGGAAAAATGCACCGACATCGAGTAGATCAGGGTTCGAGCCCAGTTCGGACCTGAATTTCTCAGGCCTTTCTCTCGCTACTACTTAAGTGCCTCTCAtgactgcgaagatcatacgCTGAAAATTTGAATACTAACTGTTACGTCATTTAGCTTGTTGTTTGACATGACAAGATCAACCTGAAAGAAACGACCCGTGACAACTCGATGCGTGGCTATTTTGGTCTTTATTCTTCTATAATTTTACAACAGGTATTTCGATGCCTGGTGCTTGCTAAATGCTTTTTGGTACAGAGACGTTATTAATAACAACAAGTTTGtcaatgttaaaaaatgtCCTTCCTAACGAAAAACAGTTAATCCAACTGTGGTTGATAATCTTTTATTTGACACTTTCCCAGTAAGTAGATATATTCTAAATGCTAAACTCTAGTGATCCCAAAGCAAAAGAGACTTCTACTTAAAGGAAACACATAGCACACACACGCCCTTGATGTAGTTAGTCTCAACATTTATTCAAAGAAAGATAATTCGGAGGTCGCTCTATCGAAGGTTCCTCTTTTTCTAGCTTCTTGAGCTAGAGGCTATCCAAATATGGTTCTCAGAGGAATCAAAGGAGCAACTCTGTAATTTCAAGACAGTGAAGAAGGGAAGCGTCCATTTAGTAGCGAAATCAATAAAGAGTTGCTACAGTATTGGAAACTTCTTCATACGAATCACAATGTGATCAAGTTCCGAGCTATTGGCAGAGCTAAACATTTCACATAtctataataattttgtttctgtcGCCCAGTGACTCTGGTAAGTTGAAGATTTTAACTAAATCGTTTAAATTTTGGCGTAGccattttttgtgaatttATTGCGTAAAAAAGAATATCCAGACTTGAGACCTTTGATAGAAAACAGAACACCATCCTGAAAAggcaacaaaaaagaaaacgctgACTTAGAAAGTGTAGAAGACAACAGTTGAATGTCAGGATATTCTTCGAGAGTGTGAGTGAATGAAGTCCTGCGAAACATGAAAGCATTGCTTTTTCTCAGAAGTACATTTTTTGATTTCTCGTTCAAGTGCgtcttttttccttccaaGGTAAGTTTACCTTTTAATCTTTTATTTGCGTCGACTTCGTGGTCACAGAATTCTGGTGCCCTGGTTATGGTGGATTGGCCCGTGAGGTAAGAGGGCAATTTGCCTTTGATATCTTGACAAGTCAATAACAAATTCTTGCGTGCTTTAAATTTGATTGTGAAAGTTTTACACTTATTTCTTAAGCTATCCTACCTTCATGAGTGATGGAAATTGAGCCCAGAAATCATAGTTTGGCAGCATCTCGGGCATACTTTGCACTCCGACTTTGTACTTTTTAATGACTATTCCCCCGGCAAGATATAATGAGAGTAATGCAAAAAATCTGGAAAGTAAACGAAAAAAGAACGTCAATTAAAAGTGGTGGTAAATTGATCCCTCGTAACCTCATATTGTTAAGTGTGTTTTCATATGTTGAGCTTTATTTAGCTGTATTTCTGAGTAAAGAACTCCTGTTATTTAAGAGTTGTCAATCTTGCCTTGAAGGTCATGGGTTGCTTTTTTAGAATCCTTGTGTTACACCGTACGCGCGTGTTATTATCCATGTTGTTATTCCGAAAGTTGGGACAGAGTACGTCTTCTTGCATATATCGCAGATTTATCAACACTGTCATATCAAGGATTTCTTGGGAAATTAAGTGTGTTTCTACTCCTCGAATGAAGTGTAATGTTCCTGATAAGAGAAGATGTTGGGAGTCCAATGCAATTCTACACTTACACGATCGAGCACTATAAGCAAAAATGCATCCTCAACATTCTTGACCGGTCCAATATGTATGCATGGTGACGATCAGTGAGGTAAAACTAACAATGAATTTAAGGAGAAGCTAGTGTGATGTTTTCAACTAAGCAATGCCATGACTGTAAAGTCAACTTTATCGATATTTCGAGAGatgacaaattaaaagttgaATGCAACTAAACGTGGATATTGTTAACATGCATTTTTGGTAATGGGATATTTAAGAAAATCTGAAATACGGTGGTACCGTCGAATGTGGAACAAAATGGTACGAGAATGTGGAGGTAAGTTCCGACTGACAAAATCCAGCCCATCTTGGTAGGCTtggattgaaaaaaattcgcAGACACACGGATCAAGCGAGAAGTTTTCGCATTAAAGTCAATAAAGGTATGTGGATTGTGGACTGGAACTCTAGAATCCATTTCAACCATTTGTCTTGTTCTTTTACCGCGCTTAATGACATTTCTGGCTATGTGGATATTTTTGTTGCTCACTTTTTTCAACGTTATTTTCGTCGgggataaaattatttcatactCACACTATTAATAAAATGCTGCCCGTACTAAGTCTGTGTGATGATGGATTTTCAGGATATGTACAGCCATCCTCGCATGCACATTTAGATTTAAAGGTCATActctgcaaaaaaaccaaaaaaaaggagagagatcttttgctttttatttccGATGGTAAAATCGGGGAAACTTGCAGATATCTAGACATTACATAAAAAGTCGTTCAAATGCAGCTGAGGCGAAAGGAACGAATTAAGTGATACTCAAACAGTTACAGTCTAAGCAGAACCAGGGGTATCGAATGCTCAAATTCCATTTAAAAGTGCTcgcaaaatttggccttttctCGCTTGCTCGTGCTCGCAAAATTCTTGcaagttttgctttttccctTGGTAGATGCGCTTTCATTGTTTGAAGCTAGCCATACAATTGTTGTTTCTTTGACCCGTTTCCTGGCTATTTCACTTCTTTCGCTTGAATGCGAAAACTTGACTGTAACGCAATTTCTTTACCAGGAAATTCTGATTTAGTTAAGAGGAAGCTTAAGAGGAGGTAAAATAATCTCCTGTGGAGATATTACTTGCACACCTTTGTTAAGCAAATTATCAGGGTTTGTAGAGATTTGACTTTAAGAACTAGTACTAGAGCTTGTCAGATCTGTACGGATGATTGGTTAGATTCTAGCAGCCTCCAATAGTTAAAGCTTTATTGCGTTGAATCTTTCCCAGTCAATCAGCAGGAAACCAGTTTGCCGACCATCGAAGCCGAAGCCCGAAACGCTTGTTAGACTGAATGCCGCGTTATATACATTTCATAAGAACTATCTAAGTTACAAAACATACCTTCCATTTTAGCGTCGGGTTAGAAAGAGATGGAAAACTCTAGATCGCGGGCTTTGGATCTAGTGGATCTCCAGAGACTTGAAGCTTTCTGAGAGCTCTGGAAGTTCTTGActcaaaattagttttcaatgaaaattagttttcatttacatGTGTGGATggaaactgattttcatatgaaaggatgagcaccaagactcgctttgaaaacgaggccaaaggtaattcggaaatggcctattcgcTGTAGGCTGCTAGGATCGGTTGAACCGTCCCAGTTTTGCTCCAATTGTTCTGTTTTGGAGGTGTCAGCCACATTATAAGCTATTACTTAGCGAAAATCGTTTCCTATTAATAAAAGAGAGATTCCGGCTAGCGAAAAATTTACGAAGTACTCGAAGTGCTCGCTACTCGCCATctatatttttcttaaatgCTCGCTACCATCTGTATTTTCCTAAGTGCTCGCTGCTCGcaagaaaaatttgacaaCTGCTCGTGCGCGCAAAAATAACGACACTGCTTGCATGCGCGCAAGTGCTCGCAAAGACCATTCGATACCACTAGAACTCTTCGAATGGGACACGTATGAAGCCCTTTATGAATAAAACTTAAGGCTTGCAAAGTGTAATATAAGACTCTTTGATTTAAAATCCATCTCTTAAACAAAAGCCGAAAGAAATCAGtttcagaattaaaaaaaatatgattcGAATTTTCACAGATAAACCACACCTTGGTAACTTACGTAGCGTGGCTCATCCTGGTCACTCTGTTGTGTTTCTTTGACACCGGTTGTTTGTCCAGGATATTCGTTTTTGTTGCACACTAGAGTGATTTTAAAAACTCTGCAAAAAAGTAAACGAAGCGGGATTGAACGACTTTTAAGATGTGTTAATTAAGGGCCTTAAAGTGATAACAGCAATTTCACGTGACTGAAGTGTCCCAAATGCACCTGACTTTATTCCTTGCATAGAAACAATGAACAAAATCACTGACCAGGTCGTTTTCCCCAGAGGTAACATTAGGAATCGTTCTTAACTAGAGAC
It includes:
- the LOC141882626 gene encoding uncharacterized protein LOC141882626, translated to MEGQINRIRSVMSEDCVVLLEELIQSNRDLAAENEKLRQEHEKTSKHQAEALNRIEQRLKEGETPGILRRRARPGARAREARNIAVPAACRRSVRKLYRVLIKREDFNGFELDENANSDNNRGIMDRVIEQVLHEYGGQERCPWSRAIMQAALQRYFLSCHETRRLKTSLKYEEHKKKSRKNGRQKEKLTRRTVALDMIQWQDANAKGRAAEVLLLDAMSSEESSYEDDGDGQPKVVGYKVKGLPWESRSLRKTKKNLDKAYQKSLTKRAKERTLPRTVSSDLSEQEPPHGLPDWAVENCN
- the LOC141882627 gene encoding cation-dependent mannose-6-phosphate receptor-like — encoded protein: MRYLNGLTKLFVLIGSHILFEFKQALAQKCEKINDCSCRKSNGKIISLEDVDGGSKGPAFKGIPTISPTGSAYAFNWNPCTKFTESESGCQNVLVCQYNSNAPEETHPCASKVSEFQVNSDGSTSIIYQPYTSDLTRVFKITLVCNKNEYPGQTTGVKETQQSDQDEPRYSMTFKSKCACEDGCTYPENPSSHRLSTGSILLIVFFALLSLYLAGGIVIKKYKVGVQSMPEMLPNYDFWAQFPSLMKDGVLFSIKGLKSGYSFLRNKFTKNGYAKI